The region TTTTATTACTCTACAATAGCGAGAATATCGTCTTCTCTTAATACGATAAGCTCCTCACCATCAACAACAAACTCATTTCCGGCATACTTACTGTATATAACTTTATCACCAACCTTGACTTTTAATGGTGCTATCTCACCATTTTCAAGAAGTCTTCCTTCACCAACAGCCACAACTTCTCCTTCTGATGGTTTTTCCTTTGCTGTATCAGGGATTATGATTCCTGAGGGTGTTTTTTCCTCAGCTTCTTCAGCTGGTTTTACAACGACTCTATCGTAGAGGGGTTTGATCTTTGCCATCCTCTTTACCTCCTTTGTTATTTATTTATTAAATATTATATAGCTCCAGACAAAAAAATGCAATAAGCTCGCATATAAAATATTAGCGTATCTCAGTCATATTTCTAAAACTCTTCCTGTCTCAGAACTTTGAGAAGCTCCTCCTTAACTTCCTTTATTATCAGCTCATCTGTCAGCTTTTCCTTATCAAAGGTCCTGACATAAAAGGCATCCCTTATTCTCTCACCCTGTGTTACAACCTTTGCTATATGGACAAACAGGTTGAACCTTGTGAAAACCCTGAATATATCAAACAGAAGACCTATCCTGTCCTCACCTGAAACATCAAATATTGTGTATATGTCTGA is a window of Persephonella marina EX-H1 DNA encoding:
- the groES gene encoding co-chaperone GroES, yielding MAKIKPLYDRVVVKPAEEAEEKTPSGIIIPDTAKEKPSEGEVVAVGEGRLLENGEIAPLKVKVGDKVIYSKYAGNEFVVDGEELIVLREDDILAIVE